Within the Opitutaceae bacterium TAV5 genome, the region TAGAAGCCCTGTTGCGCGAGCAGCCCGGCGTGGGTGCCGCGTTCCTGGATTTCGCCGTGGTTGATCACGATGATCTGGTCGGCGTTACGGATGGTGCTCAGGCGGTGCGCGATGACGAAACTCGTCCGGTTGTGCATCAGCCGCGCCATCGCCTCCTGGATGTGTTTCTCGGTGCGCGTGTCCACGCTGCTGGTCGCCTCGTCCAGAATCAGGATCGACGGATCGGCCAGGATGGCGCGGGCGATGGAGAGCATCTGTCGCTGGCCGTGGCTGAGGCTGCCGCCCCCGCCGCTCGTCAAGAAGGTGTCGTAGCCTTGCGGCAGGCGGCGGATGTAGGGATCGGCGTTGGCCAGGCGCGCCGCCTCCTCGACCTCGGCGTCGGTCGCATCGAGCCGGCCGTAGCGGATGTTGTCGCGGACCGTGCCGGAAAAGAGAAACGTATCCTGCAACACGATACCGAGGTGGCGGCGGAGGTCGTCCTTGGCGATGTCGCGCAGGTCCCGGCCGTCGAGGAGGACGCGGCCGCGGTCGATTTCGTAAAAGCGGGTGAGGAGATTGATGATCGTCGTTTTGCCGGCGCCGGTGGGGCCGATCAGCGCGATGGTCTGGCCGGGGCGGGCGTGGAGGTTGATGGCCTTGAGGACGGGGACGCCCTCGCGGTAGGAGAAATGCACGTCCTCGAAAACGATGTCGCCACGGACCGGGCCGAGCGGTTGCGCTCCGGGGGTGTCCGCCTCGGGCGGCTCGTCGATGATCTCGAAAACGCGTTCGGCCCCGGCCATGGCGGACTGGATCTGGTTGTAGAGGTTGGCGATTTCGTTGAGGGGACGGCCGAACTGGCGCGTGTAGTTGATGAAGGTGGCGATGGTGCCGACGGTCGCCAGGCCGCGGATGGCCATGAAGCCGCCGAGCACGGCGACGATCGCGAGGCCGAGGTTGTTGCCCATGTTCATCAGCGGGCCGGTCACGCCGCTGAAGGTCTGCGCCTGCACGCCGGCGCGGAGGCTGGCCTGGTTGATGTCGTCGAAGCGGGCGACGATGGCGGCCTCCTGCCCGCAGGCCTTGACGAGTTTGCGGCCGCCGACGCTTTCCTCGATGAAGCCGTAGAGGCGGCCGAGGGCGGCCTGCTGCACGCGGTAGCGGGCGCGGATGCGCGCGCCGAGCCAGCGGTTGGCGGTCACGGTGAAGAGCGAGATGAAAAACACGCTCGCCAGGGCCAGCCAGGGATTGATCAGAACCATGGCCACGGCGACGCCGACCGTGCTGAGCGCGCCCGAGACGAGCTGCGTCACGCTGTTGCCGAGCACCTGGTTGATGCTTTCCACGTCGTTGGTGACGCGGGCCATCAGTTCGCCGTGGGCGCGGCGGTCGAAGAAGCGCAGCGGCAGGCGTTGCAGCCGGTCGAAGAGATCGATGCGCAGGGCGCGCAGGGTGCGCTGGGAGGCGCCGGCCATGATCCAGGCCTGGAGGAAGCCGGACGCGGCCGAGAGCGCATAGACCAGCAGCATGAGGCCGAGGGTGCGGGCGAGGCCGTCGAGTTCGCGGGGGACGATGTGGCGGTCGATGACGCGGCCGAGCAGGAGGGGGCCGGCGAGGTCGAACGCCACGGAGCCGGCGACCAGCAGGCCGGTGAGGATCAGGGCGAGCCGTTCGCGGCGGAGATAACCCCAGAGGCGCAGGACGGTGCCGGTCGCGTTCCTGGCGCGTTCCACGGGCGCCTGGAAGCCGGCTCCGGGACCGCCGCGCCGTCCCGGCATGGGCGGCATCCGGTCCTCGGCGGAGGGCTGGCGTTGCGGGTCATTCGCCTTCATGCGGCGTGGCTCCTTTCTCGATCTGCGACTGGTAAATCTCCCGGTAAACGGGGCTGGTTTCGAGCAGGGTGGCGTGCGTGCCCGCGGCGACGAGCTGGCCTTCGTCGAGCACGAGGATCCGGTCGGCGTCGACGACTGTGCTGATGCGCTGGGCGATGATGATGCGCGTCTGGCAAAAGTCCTGCGCGGAGAGGGCGTCGCGGATGAGCGACTCCGTGCGCAGGTCAACGGCGCTGGTGCTGTCGTCGAGGATCAGCACGGCGGGGCGAGGCAGGAGGGCACGGGCGATGCCGAGGCGCTGTTTCTGTCCGCCGGAAAGGGTGACGCCGCGCTGGCCGACGGCGGTGGCGTAGCCCTCCGGCATGTGGGAAATGAAGGTGTCGGCCTGCGCGGTGCGGGCGGCGTCGGCGACGAGTTCGGGCGGGGCGTCGGGCCGGGCGAAGGCGATGTTTTCCCCCACGGTGGAGCCGAAGAGGACCGGCTCCTGCAGGGCAATGCCGACGTGGCGGTGGAGGTCGGCCTCGGGGATGTTGCGCACGTCCACGCCGTCGAGCGTGACGCGGCCTTCGGTCGCGTCGTAAAAACGCGGGATGAGGTGCGCGAGGGTGGACTTGCCCGAGCCGGTGGCGCCGAGGATGGCGACCGTCTGGCCGGGCCCGGCGGTGAAGCTGATGTTTTTCAGGACCGGATTCCCTCCTTCGCCGGCGTAGCTGAAGCTCACGTTTTCGAAGGCGACGCGCCCCTCGACGCGAGGAGGAAGCGCGCGCGACGGCGAGGCGGAAGCGGGTTTCAGGCTCGGCCTGGCTTCGAGGATTTCGGCGATGCGCCGGACCGACGCATGCGCGCGGGACATCTGGACGACCATGAAGCTGAAAAAGGCCAGCGACATGAGGGCGTGCATGAGGTAGTTGATAAAGGCCACGATCTCGCCCACCTGCAGGTCGCCGGTCCGGACGCGGTGGGCGCCGGCCCAGAGCACGGCCACGATGCCGACATTGAGCGTGAGCATCATGAAGGGCTGGAGCCGGGCGCCGGTGCGGATGGCCTCGACCGTGCGGCGCACCAGCGTGTGGTTGACCCGGGCGAAGCGTTCCGACTCGTGGCCGGCGCGCGCGAAGGCCTTGACGACGCGGCTGCCGGCGAGGTTTTCCTGAAGGACGGTGTTCACGTCGTCGAGCCCTTGCTGCACCTGGCGGTAGAGCGGAAAGGTTTTGCGGGAGATGATGACGAGCGCCGTCACCAGGATGGGGATGATGACAAGAAACAGCAGACTGAGCCGCGGACTCGTGAGCACCGCCATGACGATGCTCCCGACGAGCAGGAGCGGCGTGCGCACCATGCCGCGCAGGAGCATGACGGCCATGTCCTGCACCTGGTTGACGTCGCTGGTCAGGCGCGTGATGAGAGGGCCGGTTTCGAGCCGGTCGAGATCGGCGAAGGAGAGGGACTGGACCTTGTGAAACACCGACCGGCGCAGGCTGGCGCCAAAACCGAGGCCCGCGCGCACGGCAAAAAAACCGCAACCGCCGCCGCAGACCAGGCCGCCGACGGCGGCGGCCAGCATGAAAAACGCCGTGTGAGTGACCGTCGCCAGGTCGGACTGGCCGATACCCTGGTCGATGATGTGCTGCACGAAACGCGGCTGCAAAAGATCGAGCACGACTTCCCCCGTCATGAGCAGAGGCGCGATGAGGATGGGGAGCCAGTGGCCGCGAAGGCAGGGAAGGAGCTGACGCAAGGCGCGCATCGGCGGCGTATTACGCAGACGAATCTGGCCAGGAAGCGCATCCTGGACAAGGCCGGGAAGGCGACGGGAGCAAGGATGCGTAACAGCCGGTGCGTATGAACATATGACACCGGATCTCAAACCGGCGCCGGGAAAAATGCGACGGGAAATTGTTCACGCCGTCCACGGGCAAGATGCCCGTGCCACCTCCGACGGAAAGTGCGTCCGTTGTTTTTTCTGTATTGAAAAACAAAATCCAATAGGCGACTTGAGCGATCCGGCTTTCCGTCGCAGGATTACCCCGTTCAACGAATCCGAGCGCCAACCTCCAGACCTGTCCCCATGTCCGCCCACACCGTTCCCATTCTGAAAAAAGCCATCGCCGTGCTGCGTGCCGTGGCGGAAGGGAAGGGGGACGCGACCACGACCAAGGCGCTGGCGCAGACGCTCGGGCTGCCGCATTCCAGCACGTATCGGATTTTGCAGACGTTTCTCGCCGAAGACTGGGTGCGCGCCTCCGCCGCCGGGCAGCACGAGATCTCGTTCGGGTTGCTGCCGCTGCTCCAGCCGCTGTCGCGTCACGAACTGTTGATCGAAACCGTCCGCGAACCGCTCCGCCAACTGGCGCGCGAGACCGGACTCACCGCCAAGATTTCCGTCCGCCAGGGTGACAACGCCATTACGATTTTCCGGGTCGAGTCGCCGCGCGCCACGTCCGTCAACGTGAAGATTGGCGCGGCGTTTCACCTCGTGCTGGGTTCGTCCGGCAGCGTGTTGATGAGCCCGCTGTCCGCGACGGAGCGCGAGGCGATCATCGCCGCTGCCCCCGCCGACTGCTGGCAAAACCAGAAACCGGCCGACATCGCCGCGCGGCTTCGCGAACTGGCGCGTTACGGACGTTGCTCGGATCTCGGTCACTACCGCACCGATCACTCCGCCA harbors:
- a CDS encoding multidrug ABC transporter ATP-binding protein, which produces MKANDPQRQPSAEDRMPPMPGRRGGPGAGFQAPVERARNATGTVLRLWGYLRRERLALILTGLLVAGSVAFDLAGPLLLGRVIDRHIVPRELDGLARTLGLMLLVYALSAASGFLQAWIMAGASQRTLRALRIDLFDRLQRLPLRFFDRRAHGELMARVTNDVESINQVLGNSVTQLVSGALSTVGVAVAMVLINPWLALASVFFISLFTVTANRWLGARIRARYRVQQAALGRLYGFIEESVGGRKLVKACGQEAAIVARFDDINQASLRAGVQAQTFSGVTGPLMNMGNNLGLAIVAVLGGFMAIRGLATVGTIATFINYTRQFGRPLNEIANLYNQIQSAMAGAERVFEIIDEPPEADTPGAQPLGPVRGDIVFEDVHFSYREGVPVLKAINLHARPGQTIALIGPTGAGKTTIINLLTRFYEIDRGRVLLDGRDLRDIAKDDLRRHLGIVLQDTFLFSGTVRDNIRYGRLDATDAEVEEAARLANADPYIRRLPQGYDTFLTSGGGGSLSHGQRQMLSIARAILADPSILILDEATSSVDTRTEKHIQEAMARLMHNRTSFVIAHRLSTIRNADQIIVINHGEIQERGTHAGLLAQQGFYWRLSGSPEPSAAVDRSTAAG
- a CDS encoding ABC transporter, with protein sequence MRALRQLLPCLRGHWLPILIAPLLMTGEVVLDLLQPRFVQHIIDQGIGQSDLATVTHTAFFMLAAAVGGLVCGGGCGFFAVRAGLGFGASLRRSVFHKVQSLSFADLDRLETGPLITRLTSDVNQVQDMAVMLLRGMVRTPLLLVGSIVMAVLTSPRLSLLFLVIIPILVTALVIISRKTFPLYRQVQQGLDDVNTVLQENLAGSRVVKAFARAGHESERFARVNHTLVRRTVEAIRTGARLQPFMMLTLNVGIVAVLWAGAHRVRTGDLQVGEIVAFINYLMHALMSLAFFSFMVVQMSRAHASVRRIAEILEARPSLKPASASPSRALPPRVEGRVAFENVSFSYAGEGGNPVLKNISFTAGPGQTVAILGATGSGKSTLAHLIPRFYDATEGRVTLDGVDVRNIPEADLHRHVGIALQEPVLFGSTVGENIAFARPDAPPELVADAARTAQADTFISHMPEGYATAVGQRGVTLSGGQKQRLGIARALLPRPAVLILDDSTSAVDLRTESLIRDALSAQDFCQTRIIIAQRISTVVDADRILVLDEGQLVAAGTHATLLETSPVYREIYQSQIEKGATPHEGE
- a CDS encoding transcriptional regulator; this encodes MSAHTVPILKKAIAVLRAVAEGKGDATTTKALAQTLGLPHSSTYRILQTFLAEDWVRASAAGQHEISFGLLPLLQPLSRHELLIETVREPLRQLARETGLTAKISVRQGDNAITIFRVESPRATSVNVKIGAAFHLVLGSSGSVLMSPLSATEREAIIAAAPADCWQNQKPADIAARLRELARYGRCSDLGHYRTDHSAMSAPLRDRSGRIVAALTVIGFPQDFEPAPRKAASRHLLACAEQCNRLLAGTGN